From the genome of Variovorax sp. RA8, one region includes:
- a CDS encoding VOC family protein, whose translation MLTPTTNPALLSPFHLAFPVHDLALARRFYGELLGCPEGRSAQDWVDFNFYGHQIVAHLAPEETGASQRNAVDGHGVPVRHFGIVLPMPDWEAMAARLKAHGVQFVIEPYIRFKGEPGEQATMFFLDPSGNALELKAFADIGRLFAK comes from the coding sequence ATGCTCACCCCGACCACCAACCCCGCCCTGTTGTCTCCCTTCCATCTCGCCTTCCCGGTGCACGACCTCGCGCTGGCCCGCCGGTTCTACGGCGAGCTGCTGGGTTGCCCCGAGGGCCGCAGCGCGCAGGACTGGGTGGACTTCAACTTCTACGGCCACCAGATCGTGGCCCACCTCGCGCCCGAGGAGACCGGCGCGTCGCAGCGCAATGCGGTCGATGGGCACGGCGTGCCGGTGCGGCATTTCGGCATCGTGCTGCCGATGCCGGACTGGGAGGCGATGGCGGCCCGGCTGAAGGCGCACGGCGTCCAATTCGTCATCGAGCCGTATATCCGCTTCAAGGGCGAGCCGGGCGAGCAGGCGACCATGTTCTTCCTCGACCCCTCGGGGAATGCGCTGGAGCTCAAAGCCTTCGCCGACATCGGGCGGCTGTTCGCGAAGTGA
- a CDS encoding alpha/beta hydrolase — MSDYKETPVQFGPDGSLIGIITTPAEGPLAPVACLMLNMGANHRIGPRRINVKLAREMAARGISCIRMDLAGLGDSGPASGAEHFLTQAVLDLQAAMNLIQTMLGVRRFIVIGLCSGATNGLSLAVADSRVVGLLMFDGYAFPGRRAQLERTLWRALALTNPAVIGKTMRWLQRKFSTAAAAAAAPHIFEPDPPEVTAALFRRSMTQVAERNVAVLLLYTGTMHVTDRKRDQLGPFAKEAFTKHFEYQFIGEIDHSLTSMASQQIFIEVVCDWALRVVQGAPAAPSPHAAEPARAGGQFASGRPAVALQRDPVI; from the coding sequence ATGAGTGACTACAAAGAGACACCCGTTCAGTTCGGACCCGACGGCTCGCTGATCGGGATCATCACCACCCCGGCCGAGGGGCCGCTGGCGCCGGTGGCCTGCCTGATGCTCAACATGGGCGCCAACCACCGCATCGGACCGCGGCGCATCAACGTCAAGCTGGCGCGTGAGATGGCGGCGCGCGGCATCAGCTGCATCCGCATGGACCTCGCCGGCCTGGGCGACAGCGGGCCGGCCAGCGGCGCCGAGCACTTCCTCACGCAGGCGGTGCTCGACCTGCAGGCGGCCATGAACCTGATCCAGACCATGCTGGGCGTGCGCCGCTTCATCGTGATCGGCCTGTGCTCCGGCGCGACCAACGGCCTGTCGCTGGCGGTGGCCGACTCCCGCGTGGTGGGCCTGCTGATGTTCGACGGCTATGCCTTCCCCGGCCGGCGCGCGCAGCTGGAGCGCACCTTGTGGCGCGCACTGGCATTGACCAATCCCGCGGTGATCGGCAAGACGATGCGCTGGCTGCAGCGCAAGTTCTCCACCGCCGCCGCGGCGGCCGCCGCGCCGCACATCTTCGAGCCCGATCCGCCGGAGGTCACGGCCGCGCTGTTCCGCCGCTCGATGACGCAGGTGGCGGAGCGCAACGTCGCGGTGCTGCTGCTCTACACCGGCACCATGCACGTGACCGACCGGAAGCGCGACCAGCTCGGCCCCTTCGCGAAGGAGGCCTTCACGAAGCACTTCGAGTACCAGTTCATCGGCGAGATCGACCACAGCCTCACCTCGATGGCTTCGCAGCAGATCTTCATCGAGGTGGTGTGCGACTGGGCCCTGCGGGTGGTGCAGGGTGCGCCAGCGGCTCCCTCGCCGCATGCCGCCGAGCCAGCACGCGCGGGCGGGCAGTTCGCGAGCGGCAGGCCGGCGGTTGCGTTGCAGCGGGATCCGGTGATCTGA
- a CDS encoding alpha/beta fold hydrolase, producing MTPMLFGPASRQLFGLFHAPEREAKLAVVICMPLGQEAVRGHRLFRVLADRLARAGVAVLRFDYYGSGDSPGEDTDGDLEGWRRDVCAAHEELRRRTGSRRIIWLGARLGASLAVMAAKSGRCDPARLILWDPIVDGARYVDELRAGHVDALERSFCVPDAAWRRQLARDPDAFTEETFGFGVSPLMRDQLRALSPASLQLTALHETVVLADAEDHATHQWAAQETARHMPLRISAFQHPLVWTSDPHPNNAMVPTEALQRLLAVIHE from the coding sequence ATGACTCCGATGCTCTTCGGCCCGGCCTCCAGGCAGCTGTTCGGGCTTTTCCACGCACCCGAGCGCGAGGCCAAGCTCGCGGTGGTGATCTGCATGCCCCTGGGCCAGGAGGCCGTGCGCGGGCACCGGCTGTTCCGCGTGCTGGCCGACCGGCTCGCGCGGGCCGGCGTGGCGGTGCTGCGCTTCGACTATTACGGCAGCGGCGACTCGCCCGGCGAGGACACCGACGGCGATCTCGAGGGCTGGCGCCGCGATGTCTGCGCCGCGCACGAGGAGCTGCGGCGGCGCACCGGCAGCCGGCGCATCATCTGGCTCGGCGCTCGGCTGGGCGCGTCGCTGGCGGTGATGGCCGCCAAGAGCGGACGCTGCGACCCGGCGCGACTGATCCTCTGGGACCCCATCGTGGACGGCGCGCGTTACGTCGACGAGCTGCGCGCCGGCCATGTCGACGCGCTGGAGCGCTCCTTCTGCGTGCCCGACGCGGCCTGGCGCCGCCAGCTCGCCCGGGACCCGGATGCCTTCACCGAGGAGACCTTCGGCTTCGGCGTGTCGCCGCTGATGCGCGACCAATTGCGCGCGCTCTCGCCGGCCAGCCTGCAGCTCACGGCGCTGCACGAGACGGTGGTCCTGGCCGATGCCGAGGACCACGCGACCCATCAATGGGCGGCCCAGGAGACGGCCCGCCACATGCCGTTGCGGATCTCGGCCTTCCAGCACCCGCTGGTCTGGACCTCCGATCCGCATCCCAACAACGCGATGGTTCCCACGGAGGCGCTGCAACGACTGCTGGCGGTAATACATGAGTGA
- a CDS encoding 4'-phosphopantetheinyl transferase family protein has translation MTTMQLPSSMNCRLWQVDLDAAPAPQAVAALSEAEWDRARRFVFKRDRNRFIAAHAALRETLSSQCGLPASTLEFALGPFGKPGLIEHGGLRFNLSHSESLALIAVCDDAEVGVDIELLRPMPDAEALAETYFSAAERRALAALPQETRDRAFLCCWTRKEACLKATGMGLSVDTRSFEVGVLPDAREVQIDAADGCARLALSSFHDVQGAQCAVARVLACGPAQAACRPLVDNEMYA, from the coding sequence ATGACGACGATGCAGCTGCCGTCCTCGATGAACTGCCGCCTCTGGCAGGTGGACCTGGACGCCGCGCCGGCGCCGCAGGCCGTGGCCGCCCTCTCTGAAGCGGAGTGGGACCGTGCCCGGCGCTTCGTCTTCAAGCGCGATCGCAACCGGTTCATCGCCGCCCATGCCGCGCTGCGCGAGACGCTCTCCTCGCAATGCGGCCTCCCGGCCTCCACGCTGGAATTCGCGCTGGGCCCCTTCGGCAAGCCGGGCCTGATCGAGCACGGCGGGTTGCGCTTCAACCTCAGCCACAGCGAGTCGCTGGCCCTGATCGCGGTGTGCGACGACGCCGAGGTGGGCGTGGACATCGAGCTGCTGCGCCCGATGCCCGACGCTGAGGCCCTGGCCGAGACTTACTTCAGCGCGGCCGAGCGACGCGCGCTCGCCGCGCTGCCGCAGGAAACCCGCGACCGCGCCTTCCTCTGCTGCTGGACGCGCAAGGAGGCCTGCCTCAAGGCCACCGGCATGGGCCTGTCGGTGGACACGCGCAGCTTCGAGGTGGGCGTCCTGCCCGATGCGCGCGAAGTGCAGATCGACGCCGCCGACGGCTGCGCGCGGCTGGCGCTATCCTCTTTCCACGATGTCCAGGGAGCGCAGTGCGCCGTGGCCCGCGTGCTGGCCTGCGGGCCGGCCCAGGCAGCGTGCCGGCCCCTGGTCGACAACGAGATGTACGCATGA
- a CDS encoding non-ribosomal peptide synthetase: MSAVATLAPEDTTEDFDPFASGLIERIVPTTEAQREVWLGDRLSPEASLAYNESMRLRLKGVLDTAALALALDRLVGRHESLRATISPDGTQLLIGEPAPVVLAEHDLSTLDPAAQARRLEDDGLAVVLERLNLEQGPLFRAALYRLSSIDHVLVLSAHHAVCDGWSWGVISQDLGALYAEQIGAGPALEPAAQYSDYAAWEAKEANSPEMDAHIGYWLSRFAGGSLPVLELPLDRPRPPVRTFNAYRIDHLLEQPLIDGLRKFGASAGTSLFATMFSAFAAMLHRLTAQDDLVIGIAAAGQMPSDMPSLVGHCVNLLPIRVAVDAQAPFDQLARTSGSTLLDAFEHQTLGYGALLKKLPVPRDPSRLPLVNVLFNVDRDAAPNDGNFPELKVEQSTIGRRYENFELFLNITPVVGGMQMEAQYNADLYDDATVRSWLDMYEQLLRAVVRQPSQAVGRLALLSEAKAHALAALQPAPTPLEGAPLMHAGFLAHAASQPERPALRDGAQRLSYRELEERSNRLAHALRARGMGRGERVGLCLDRGFDMFVALLAVLKSGAAYVPLDPAFPQARLDYYAQDARLGLLLTSSTIAAAPKAWREDAAERVLLLDTDSAWLDQPATALPPGAQDAQAEDTAYVIYTSGSTGKPKGVCVPHRAVANLMQTMQREPGIGPEDRLAAVTTLSFDMAVPEVMLPLAAGAEIVIVQREVAMDGNRLRALLESEAVTILQATPGMWRLLLDAQWSGPRGFRAWIGAEPVPADLSLELMGRTSELWNLYGPTETTVWSTVWRMERPLIAARGVSIGKPMANTGVWILDANLQPCPIGVPGEICISGLGVTLGYLDRPELTAERFVTIPIDGVPTLIYRSGDRGRWRNDGLLEHMGRFDFQVKVRGYRIELGEIEARCNEAEGVARSVVITREDQPGDVRLVAYLAVSPGASVDLAALDRHLRSRLPQYMVPQHVVPLDAIPLLPNGKVDRKALPKPSATHQDAGERLAPRNERERIVLQTMERVLNLPGLGIRDDFFSLGGHSLLAARLTTLLSREFELTVPLRMLFEAPTAERLAAAIEGLNGSNAPRSAPIAHMAERRSAPLTPMQERIRFIEELHPGRPTYNAPSAHRLGGPLDVEKFKAALAMIIERQPSLRTSVGPDPATGAPAALIAAKVDYELPVIDLGTLPADQREAELVERMHALAERPIDIHQAPMFHAALFRIAEDDHAFVFVPHHLVWDGWSFDVMQSELSAIYGALVRGEPHGLPELAVTHGDYADWYAKWLTEPEFESQLRYWKDRFANSPTPKAPRTDMPRKAGMSGQGGAHWITVDKALTERLREIGQRNDVTLNMLTLGVYILMMSSIIDSRAIVIATPVRGREAPELEPVMGFFNNVLPLSFQVDPSLRFGEFMRYVKQELIAVMSHQQIPFERLVSEPEFVERAQGVGLYQALFSFQDARERPRDIGGLAHRQMHLPQRGATDDLGIWLMDKPQGLEGAVVYNADIYRRETGEAFKERYMELLRRVAQQPDTTLATLSAPDGSESAVYLQRLAADAAPAPSAAETVAARPAQTQPALLLPEQAKLAQIWASALTIDVNDIRANDNFFDLGGDSLLAMRVVQQAEQVMGFRVEPRRYVFENLGQLASAAAGTPLEAAAAPAAEGSAKRGGLLGRVLGWGRKH, from the coding sequence ATGAGCGCCGTTGCCACCCTCGCTCCCGAGGACACCACCGAGGACTTCGATCCCTTCGCCTCGGGCCTGATCGAACGGATCGTTCCCACCACCGAGGCCCAGCGCGAGGTCTGGCTCGGCGATCGCCTGAGCCCCGAGGCCTCGCTGGCCTACAACGAGTCGATGCGCCTGCGCCTGAAGGGCGTGCTGGACACCGCCGCGCTCGCCCTGGCGCTGGACCGCCTGGTGGGGCGCCACGAGTCGCTGCGCGCCACCATCTCGCCGGACGGCACGCAACTGCTGATCGGCGAGCCGGCCCCGGTCGTCCTCGCCGAGCATGACCTGAGCACACTCGACCCGGCGGCGCAGGCGCGCCGGCTGGAGGACGACGGCCTGGCCGTGGTGCTCGAGCGCTTAAACCTGGAGCAGGGCCCGTTGTTCCGCGCCGCGCTCTACCGGCTGTCGTCCATCGATCATGTGCTGGTGCTCAGTGCGCATCACGCGGTCTGCGACGGCTGGTCCTGGGGCGTGATCAGCCAGGACCTGGGCGCGCTCTACGCCGAGCAGATCGGCGCCGGCCCGGCGCTGGAGCCGGCCGCCCAGTACTCCGACTACGCCGCCTGGGAAGCCAAGGAGGCGAACAGCCCCGAGATGGACGCCCACATCGGCTACTGGCTCTCGCGCTTTGCCGGCGGCAGCCTGCCGGTGCTGGAGCTGCCGCTGGATCGCCCGCGCCCGCCGGTGCGGACCTTCAACGCCTACCGCATCGACCATCTGCTGGAGCAGCCGCTCATCGACGGCCTGCGAAAGTTCGGCGCCAGTGCCGGCACCAGCCTGTTCGCCACCATGTTCAGCGCCTTCGCGGCCATGCTGCACCGCCTGACGGCGCAGGACGACCTGGTGATCGGCATCGCCGCCGCCGGCCAGATGCCGAGCGACATGCCCTCGCTGGTGGGCCACTGCGTCAACCTGCTGCCGATCCGGGTCGCGGTCGACGCGCAGGCTCCTTTCGACCAGCTGGCACGGACCTCCGGCAGCACCCTGCTCGACGCCTTCGAGCACCAGACCCTGGGCTACGGCGCGCTGCTCAAGAAGTTGCCGGTGCCGCGCGATCCCAGCCGCCTGCCGCTGGTGAACGTGCTGTTCAACGTGGACCGCGATGCGGCGCCCAACGACGGCAACTTCCCCGAGCTGAAGGTCGAGCAGAGCACCATCGGCCGGCGCTACGAGAACTTCGAGCTGTTCCTGAACATCACGCCCGTGGTGGGCGGCATGCAGATGGAGGCCCAGTACAACGCCGACCTCTACGACGACGCAACGGTGCGCAGTTGGCTGGACATGTACGAGCAGCTGCTGCGCGCCGTGGTCCGCCAGCCCTCCCAGGCCGTGGGCCGGCTCGCGCTGCTGTCTGAGGCGAAGGCGCACGCGCTGGCAGCCCTGCAGCCGGCGCCGACGCCGCTCGAAGGCGCGCCGCTGATGCATGCCGGCTTCCTGGCCCACGCGGCCTCCCAGCCCGAGCGCCCCGCCCTGCGCGACGGCGCCCAGCGCCTGAGCTACCGCGAGCTCGAGGAGCGCTCCAACCGCCTGGCCCACGCGCTGCGCGCGCGCGGCATGGGCCGCGGCGAACGCGTCGGCCTGTGCCTGGACCGCGGCTTCGACATGTTCGTCGCCCTGCTGGCCGTGCTCAAGAGCGGCGCGGCCTACGTGCCGCTGGACCCGGCCTTCCCGCAAGCTCGCCTGGACTACTACGCGCAGGATGCGAGGCTCGGCCTGCTGCTGACTTCCTCCACCATCGCCGCCGCGCCCAAGGCCTGGCGCGAGGACGCGGCCGAGCGCGTGCTGCTGCTCGACACCGATTCCGCCTGGCTCGACCAGCCCGCGACCGCCCTGCCGCCCGGCGCGCAGGACGCGCAGGCGGAAGACACGGCCTACGTGATCTACACCTCCGGCTCCACCGGCAAGCCCAAGGGCGTGTGCGTGCCGCACCGCGCGGTCGCCAACCTGATGCAGACGATGCAGCGCGAGCCGGGCATCGGCCCCGAGGACCGGCTGGCCGCCGTCACCACCCTGTCCTTCGACATGGCGGTGCCCGAGGTCATGCTGCCGCTGGCCGCCGGCGCGGAGATCGTGATCGTGCAGCGCGAAGTCGCGATGGACGGCAACCGGCTGCGCGCGCTGCTGGAATCCGAGGCCGTCACCATCCTGCAGGCCACGCCCGGCATGTGGCGGCTGCTGCTCGATGCGCAATGGTCGGGCCCGCGCGGCTTCCGCGCCTGGATCGGCGCCGAGCCGGTGCCCGCAGACCTCTCGCTCGAACTGATGGGCCGCACCAGCGAGCTGTGGAACCTCTACGGCCCGACCGAGACGACCGTCTGGTCCACCGTCTGGCGCATGGAGCGTCCGCTCATCGCGGCGCGCGGCGTCTCCATCGGCAAGCCGATGGCCAACACCGGCGTCTGGATCCTGGATGCCAACCTGCAGCCCTGCCCGATCGGCGTGCCGGGCGAGATCTGCATCAGCGGCCTGGGCGTGACTCTGGGCTACCTGGATCGCCCGGAGCTGACGGCCGAGCGCTTCGTCACCATCCCCATCGACGGCGTGCCGACCCTGATCTACCGCAGCGGTGACCGCGGCCGCTGGCGCAACGACGGCCTGCTGGAGCACATGGGCCGCTTCGACTTCCAGGTGAAGGTGCGCGGCTATCGCATCGAGCTGGGCGAGATCGAGGCCCGCTGCAACGAGGCCGAGGGCGTGGCGCGCAGTGTGGTGATCACCCGCGAGGACCAGCCGGGCGACGTCCGCCTGGTCGCCTACCTGGCCGTCTCGCCGGGCGCCAGCGTGGACCTGGCCGCACTCGACCGCCATCTGCGCAGCCGCCTGCCGCAGTACATGGTGCCGCAGCACGTGGTGCCGCTGGACGCCATCCCGCTCTTGCCCAACGGCAAGGTGGACCGCAAGGCGCTGCCCAAGCCCAGCGCCACGCACCAGGATGCCGGCGAGCGGCTGGCGCCGCGCAACGAGCGCGAGCGCATCGTGCTGCAGACCATGGAGCGGGTGCTCAACCTGCCGGGCCTGGGCATCCGCGACGACTTCTTCTCGCTGGGCGGCCACTCGCTGCTGGCGGCACGGCTGACCACCCTGCTGAGCCGCGAGTTCGAGCTCACCGTGCCGCTGCGCATGCTCTTCGAGGCGCCGACCGCCGAGCGGCTGGCCGCGGCCATCGAGGGGCTGAACGGCAGCAACGCGCCGCGCAGCGCGCCGATCGCGCACATGGCCGAGCGCCGCAGTGCCCCGCTCACGCCGATGCAGGAGCGCATCCGCTTCATCGAGGAGCTGCATCCGGGCCGGCCGACCTACAACGCGCCCTCGGCGCACCGCCTCGGCGGGCCGCTGGACGTGGAGAAATTCAAGGCCGCGCTCGCCATGATCATCGAGCGCCAGCCCTCGTTGCGCACCTCCGTCGGCCCCGATCCGGCCACCGGCGCGCCCGCCGCGCTGATCGCGGCGAAGGTGGACTACGAGCTGCCTGTCATCGACCTGGGCACGCTGCCGGCGGACCAGCGCGAGGCCGAGCTGGTCGAGCGCATGCACGCGCTGGCCGAGCGGCCGATCGACATCCACCAGGCGCCGATGTTCCACGCGGCCCTGTTCCGCATCGCCGAGGACGACCACGCCTTCGTGTTCGTGCCGCACCACCTAGTCTGGGACGGCTGGTCCTTCGACGTGATGCAGAGCGAGCTCTCGGCCATTTACGGCGCGCTGGTGCGCGGCGAGCCGCACGGCTTGCCCGAACTGGCCGTGACCCACGGCGACTATGCCGACTGGTATGCGAAGTGGCTGACCGAGCCCGAGTTCGAGTCGCAGCTGCGCTACTGGAAGGACCGCTTCGCCAACTCGCCAACGCCGAAGGCGCCGCGCACCGACATGCCGCGCAAGGCCGGCATGAGCGGCCAGGGTGGCGCGCACTGGATCACCGTCGACAAGGCGCTGACCGAGCGCCTGCGCGAGATCGGCCAGCGCAACGACGTCACGCTCAACATGCTGACGCTGGGCGTCTACATCCTGATGATGAGCAGCATCATCGACAGCCGCGCCATCGTCATCGCCACGCCGGTGCGCGGCCGCGAGGCGCCCGAGCTGGAGCCGGTGATGGGCTTCTTCAACAACGTGCTGCCGCTGTCCTTCCAGGTCGACCCTTCCCTGCGCTTCGGCGAGTTCATGCGCTACGTCAAGCAGGAGCTCATCGCGGTGATGAGCCACCAGCAGATCCCCTTCGAGCGCCTGGTGAGCGAGCCGGAGTTCGTGGAGCGGGCCCAGGGCGTGGGGCTGTACCAGGCCCTGTTCTCCTTCCAGGATGCACGCGAGCGCCCGCGCGACATCGGCGGCCTCGCGCATCGGCAGATGCACCTGCCGCAGCGCGGCGCGACCGACGACCTCGGCATCTGGCTGATGGACAAGCCCCAGGGCCTCGAGGGCGCCGTGGTCTACAACGCCGACATCTATCGGCGCGAGACCGGCGAAGCGTTCAAGGAGCGCTACATGGAGCTGCTGCGCCGGGTGGCCCAGCAGCCGGATACGACGCTTGCGACGCTCTCCGCGCCCGACGGCTCGGAGAGCGCGGTCTACCTGCAGCGCCTGGCCGCCGACGCGGCACCGGCGCCGAGCGCGGCCGAGACCGTGGCCGCGCGTCCGGCGCAGACGCAGCCTGCGCTGCTCCTGCCCGAGCAGGCCAAGCTGGCACAGATCTGGGCTAGCGCGCTCACCATCGACGTCAACGACATCCGCGCCAACGACAACTTCTTCGACCTGGGCGGCGACTCGCTGCTGGCGATGCGGGTGGTGCAGCAGGCCGAGCAGGTGATGGGGTTCCGCGTGGAGCCGCGCCGTTACGTGTTCGAGAACCTGGGGCAGCTCGCCTCAGCCGCTGCGGGGACGCCGCTCGAGGCGGCAGCCGCACCTGCCGCCGAGGGCAGCGCGAAACGCGGCGGCCTGCTGGGCCGGGTGCTGGGCTGGGGCCGCAAGCATTGA